The Alnus glutinosa chromosome 1, dhAlnGlut1.1, whole genome shotgun sequence region GTGCAAGCACTTAAGTTGGATGGACAAAATTGGAGTTAATATGAAATTCTTTGattgacttcttcttcttcttctttttcttctttttttttttgaaaggaagaaactaaaagaaaaagagtcgAATCTAAAGTAGAACGGCTCAAATGCCCACGTCCTTGTTCTATTTTGTGTGGTCAAATATGAATTAAAAACCTATTTCAACAAACAGAAGAATTGGTGGTGACGATGAATGCAGTatggtgatgatgatgaatcattgatgatgatgatgccaTGTTGCATGTCCATATTCCCTCAAGTCATGTGATGTAAAAGAACCCTATCAagtctatacatatatatatatatatatatatatatatatatatatatatatatatatatatgtgtgtgtgtgtgtgtgtgtgtgtgtgtgtgtgtgtgtgtgtgtgtgtgtgtacaacaGTCATTCAAATCATTCAGGATTGAAGTAACAAAACGATCGATAGAGTACAACCCTGCTATAACAATACCAATACCAATAATAAAACCAGCTGAAGTCAGCAATGTGTAGGGTATTGTAATAGTATaaattagagagagaaaggttaGGTTTTTCGGAATAGCCGTTTTCTTTTACTGACTTCCGTGAATCGTCCAAACAAGGAGGCTGATTCAAAGCCCCGTGATGCCACATATGGTTAATAAAGGTTGGAGAGTTGCACTGTCATAAGCTCTCTAACAGAGTAACAGTCAGTAGCCTCACtgatagagagaaaaaaagaaagaagaagaaaagaaaagagaaaacccTTGAAGGCTTTAAAAAGATATGACCTCACTGCAAACTCAATGCCCCATATATGGAAATTAGAGGTTTGTTGTTACCCACACCTCCCCAAGATGTTAACAAGTCAGAGCAAATGGGTGGTTTCAAAGCAATTATTAAAATCTCTCTGTTTTGATCTGAGTTGGATAGTACTCTGTATCAAGTGAAATATCAAAGCCTCAAAGACCACAGTACTGCGGAAAAGCCAAGAACTGAAGGGCATGCTGGGGATTTCGGGCTCTTTTTCTGTACAGTATTTATTGGGGTTGTAAGTAAGAAGTTAAGTAACCGTGCACAGGTGGTGAAGGGGAAAGGGGAAAGGACAAGGTGTTGATCTCGTTTGAGATTTCCTTTCATCGTTTAAGGGAAGAGACACGGCTTTACTAACATAGAGGAATTGTCTGTACCTGATTTTTTccttcactttttattttttatttttttttatatatatatatatattcatctttcttctctgcaGTCTTCaaactcttcttctctttcactCTGTGATTGTACCAGTCCACGTGCGTAGACCCCTATGTGCTGCTCCAAAGAAACAGAGCAGGCCAACGGTTCATGGTTCTCCTTGGACACCGTACCATAAAGCTTCACTATTTTACTTTGGAAACTGAGATTGACAAGGATCAGTGTTGCATAGGCCAGCGAACAGAACAGAGCTGCTCGTAAACAACTTCGacatttattaaattgataaggtttgaacaaaaaaatttagattcATATAAATTTAAGCTTAATTCGTACAAGTTGGTatgactttatttttattatttttaattttgtaataagaacatgTTATTCTTAATATAATAGATACAAGttcaattattataattatgagtttgaatataaatataagtgtCCTTGTGTACATGAGTGaacttttgtatatatatactataacaCAAACATATAAATTGATATtagattatttaatatttgagttaatttctctaattacaaaaaaataaatcttaaccataattgaataactaataattagtattattcatttttttttaaaaaaaaaacgttaaacaatcatttactttatatatggaatgattaaattaattgaaTAGCTAGTGAATTAGTTGGagtctttcaaaaaataaatgaattgagCTTGTACAAATTATCCAGTTCGGTGATAAGCTCGAACTCAGCtagtgtttgaaaaaaattaaacgaatcGAGTTTGGACATTCAATACTCGACTCGATTACGACCCTAATTGCCAACTCAACCTATGAGTCTTTTGGCATTTGTAGCACATGCTTCAACCCTATTTAATAACTTTCTCCCCTCCTTCTCcccttattttaaattttttaaaaaacatcaacttcaaaacatttttaacctttttactttttatatcacatcaacaattttttattattattcaaataaaaaaaattcactacaatacaaaatttttctacttttccatataaatcctttcaactttatatcacatcaatcactttttactttcactcaacaaaaaaattttcCTCGTAAGAGAAGAGGAGGGGACGAGCCGGGGTTACTAAACGGGCcgaattatgttgaaatataaaaattattgcttaccaTTTGAAATAATTGATTTAAGCTCTAAAGTTGACATAAAACACACTAATTTCGACTATCAACTTCAGGCTACTTGGCAATATAGTTGGCAGGTCTACTTCTTGACTGAAAATTATTGCCTTATATCTCAGAATATATGGAGAGTGGGTCCTGATAGTTGGACCCAGAAGTCATTGCAGTAGTGGATACACACCAGGTGAATTGTGTCCCCTCAACGAAGTGAAATCGTacgaaacttttttttttttttttttttttttttttttgcataatgACAGGCTACGGCTCTAATGACTCAAGGAAAGAATTAACTTTATCTGcccaattattttataaaacttaattttacCTAATAATAAATTAGATAATATGAGATTTAACactcataaatatttttataaaccgtTCATTCTATAcaagctattcatctctttccaatataGGACCGGAATGTTACAATTTCCTTCTTCACTCAAACTTTGCTTAAAGCTGGTCCTCATTGTTCATTACCATGAACAAAAGGCCAGAGTCTTTAAAGTGGAGCAAAGCGAGCAGCATGAGTCAGCTATTGTATGTTCACTGGTACAAGATTTATCACGATCGAGAGGCTATGGATAATGGAGGAGTATGGAAATTGGAAGGAGCGTGTCTTAGAgcaatcacaattttttttatgtaaaatgaCTAACCAAAATTTACTTTTGCTAACTTAACTAACTACCTTTTAAGACTTTACTCTTAAGAGCTTATCTAAactcattttctattttattaaaataataaattttagaatattttattcattttaattaaactcaAACCATCACAAGAAACCAAATAATGATCATGAATCACAGGATTTAAAAAGCATGAGTCATTTTTTAGGATTGAAGAAGTTATGAGCCAAATAtcattcaaaactaaaaaaaaactctgcaaAAACAGgttgtattttgcttgatgaAATAAACCAACAGTATATTGACTTTATATACAAGAAATGAACCACTCCCTTTTACCTTACAgtacattgtatttttttattgtccTCTTTTTCAAacgattttttcttttcttcatatgGACATTTTtccaacggtcatattttaCAATAGTCATTTCGTTAAAATAGTCATTTTTctaaagcaataattttttaacGGTCATTTTTCTAACTGCCATTAAAGTTCACTACTATTCTACATCGATCCTATTGtagaaagaaatcaaagaatTGCAATCCTTGAACTATTTATACTGTAGTGACCAAGTTCGATTAAAACTAATATCAtcaataaaattagaaaaagctGTAAATACCCAATACAcgagttttttttatattgtgaataagtaaaaaataattactaattaattataatcacaagcaCGGAAGCCAGATCCTCTTAGTAGATAATGGGATGGAAGgcttttttatgattttgtttggCTATTCAAGCTAAAATTGAAGGATTCATAATCCATTGGAAATGTTCTTAGTGGGCCTCATCTTCCTCtaattatttaaccaaaaaaaagatGAGGGGGCGGGCTTGGCCCATTGTGGCAGTCCAGGTTCCATGGGAGAGGTTCCAAGACTAAACGATTAGACGTGAAGCCATTTCTCTCATCCCTGCTCCAACACAAATGACCCCTAAAAGTTAGGACTTGACAAGACAAGATTCTCTTTTACagggacagagagagagagagagagagcataacAAAAATTTCATGGAAGCCAAGCTAACAAAGATCAAGTATACAGTATACACTCTGCACAGAGTTCATGTTTAGTTGATTGTCCGTGTAGCATGGAAGCCAAGCAAGGGCAAGGGGGGCAGTGGCACATCAAAATCATGTCATGTTAATAGCAAACATGTCGAACAAAGTAGGCCTCGATCGGATGGACACACAAAAAATATGCATGGGTAATTGGAAAGCAACATTCAGAATATGCGTTGCCCCAATTCGAGATTTTTTGCTAAACAGGCAGATGCCGAATGGAGAAAAACAAATGAGAAACAGTGGTACAAACAGAAGACTCGAGAAACATGAACAACACACAGTGTGTTGCGTTTAGTACACTGCAAAAATTTGACTAAAAAACAACGTAGTTATGAGATATGAATACTCCTTTCGTAAACAAATTCTACCATTTAGAAGTAGCATTCTGAAACACATCCATGGCCATACATCTCCAGTCTTGTCATGCCCCAGATATGCTCATATAGCCAACAATTGCCTGCAGGTGAATAATACCAGAAGTAGTAGTGACGGTCCAGGGGCGGAACCAAACATTAAAGGGTGGGgggacaaaaataaaagaatcataaattttaaggaaaattttaaaactttggaggcaattttaaaattttaagggaCATTAGTCCTTCCTAAGGGCATACATTCTGACAAGAACTAACGTATCACTCATTCTGTAGATGGACAAGCTATAATGAATGATGTAACTAATAATAGAACCTAGCTCCACTGATTTTACTTCTCTAAATGAATTGCTGATACTTCATCCACTTCCTTTCTTTAAAACAAAGTTGACAATATGCTCCCAGCAGAGGGTAGGATAAAATTCTTTTAGCTGGTAATTAAATGTCAATTGCAACCTTTACatttttacttattattatttttttttgtttagttattttttatttatttatttattttttttttggggggggggggggggtagaaAACATCAGTTATATTAAGTTCATGCATTcgaaacgattttttttttatttttttttatcagggatCAGTAATCCAAGCGTAGATTAAAATCTACATTAATACTGACCTAAACCATGTACAAGAAAAAGGCAAGCATCGACTTTAAGCTCGAGTACAATTTCAGTTTCTAaagtctctctcttttttctttttctttttaataagcaCCTTTTACTAAACAACCAAATCACAATACAAACAAACACTCCAGTAAAACTGGATCACAGATGCTAAACACCAGCAACTTCTAACAAACTCCTACCCCTGTCAGCCTTATACCATCCTTCTGCAGAAACAATGTCCTACAAAACAAGACTAAATCTTAGCTAATACAACATCAGCTTTTAACAATTTACAACCACTATCTAACCACTACAATACAACCAAAACATTACAAGAACTCAAAGAAACTCTGCATATTTACAAAAGAAACTTATCTTCGACCCCCCATTTACAAAACAATCCTCTGTTTTTTGCTAACTGCTTAAACCTCCCTACACCCATCACACGGCTTCTAATTTCCCACTCAACGCTCTTAATATCTTGCTCCTCTGTTTTCACCAAATCTCCATGTTTTATATCATTCTGTTGTCTCCAAATATGATATACTACCGCTCCCAAAACTTCCAAGTCAATTTTGACTTCATCAAACCATATACAGAAACAATATCCGTGATAGAGAACCATTGAGCTTCCTCAAATCTCTTGGAGCATCAAGAAGGGCCTGAGGCTCAATCAAAGGAGATATATTTCATTAATTTAATTCTCAGATAGATCCAATTATCCAAAGACGATAAAAATTGACATCTAATGACCTCCGAGCAGCATCCTAGAGACATTGAAGAACAATGCCAAAGtagagtaaaaaattaaaagaataatttgCTTAGTAATACTTGGCAAGGTTTTGATCAATGACTGCATTTTCATGAATGGCTAGTCAAAATTGCCCTTGTTGAAGGACAAAAAGGTTAGAATGTGCACACAATTTTGCAAGTTGAAATAGGAAATCCCAAGGATGACTTCCCTTACCACATATTAATAATCTTGTGAACAACTCAGGTATTTGTTGGATGTTAACATCTGTAAAAGAACTACAGGTGAGGCTGActagtaatttaaaaattagtgCCAGTTTTAGAAAATGAGATCACGCTAAGGGATCCACCAGGCCAGCATCATCAAGGTTTGCAGAATATGATGCCTTCATATTATATAGCAGAAAACCAAGCTTCAATATGATCACTCCCAAACATAAGTGCCCCTGAACAATCAAGTTGCAAGATGTCTAGGAAGATAAGCAACACTCATGTAAAGGGAAGTCATGAGTACCATTCACCTACACAACTCAGACGCAATACAACTCCAGAAGTATTTCACAGGGGCATACCTTCAGGAAATTATATTAGCATCAGCCACCACCACAGGGCCGCCAGACAGTTTTGGCTGCCACCACGCTAGccgccactttttttttcttttcttttctttaatatatatatatatatatataaataacaaGCAACATTCAGACCTGAAAAAATGAGGGtgtggttattttttttaaagtatttggtattttgaaaagagttttaaggtttgttttgaaaaatgtgttagcAGTGGTGCCACATTTGAAAATTCGTTTAGATAATTGGTATTTGAGAAGAGTTTCAGCATTTGAGAAGCAAAaacatgttttaaaatttttgccAAACGTTTAGCATCACAAGGATATAAGAAACTCAACAGTGCAAACACACCTGAAAGGAATTCAGTACCAAATTAGTTGAGGGCATGACTTGAAACTCCAAATTAGTGGATTTTGTGCATTTCAAATTATAGGAACTATAAAAGCTACTTGATACAAAGAAGAATTTGGCAtcccagaaaaaaaaacatcattgcTCAAAGTGAGGCGTGCTCTCTATGTATACAATGTATAATTAAAGGAATCTTATCACAACTTATGCAAAATATGTACAACTTAAATAATCAACAATCTTTCTAGGTAAAATAAGTCCAAACATTccaggtaatttttttattttttttttacattttaccATCCATGTCATGTTTAAATAGTTACTGGCTTCCAGCAAACATAGGACGCAAAGTTACCATTACCAAAGTTAGCGCATAGTTCCATGCATagaaactcaaatttttttcttttcttgcagAAACTGTAAGCTTGTCCACAGAAACATACATAACATACATCACTAAACTCACTACAATAATCACATTCTCACTGTCAATTaatgaacaaaaaatataaagcaCCACTCAACTTTCTCAGACTACAACTACCTGCCATCGACCGACCGCAACCGCATCTTGATTAATCGCGCATTGAACTCTCCATCGCTAACCTTCAACATCTCGGACAACGGAAGCGTCAAGCCGTACTCAACCAAAAGCCTATGCCTGGGCTTAATCTTCCCCTCCAAACTAAACGAAAAATACTGCGGAAACCTCTTCAATTCCGCTATGTCCCCCTTCATTTCCTCCAAGAAATACTTCGCCTTGGGCGAAAAGTTATTCCTTACACTTAACGTCAACAACCCAGGTGACCTTATCACCATGTTGACCACTTGCTCATACGAAAGCCCCAAACTTTGCAAATACTGAATCTTGGGCAAAAGGGTACCTTCGGCGCTTGAAACCAACAACAACGTGGTTTGGCAGGTGATGGAATTGGGTCCGACGAAGCCCAAGTTCCTCAAGAAAGACAAGGTGGGTCTCAGCTGGTCAGTGACACTGCAGACCAAGATTCTGGGGCATCGGATAATGGACTTGTGGAGGTCAGGGAAGGGGATGGGGACCTCGTTGAGGAGGAAATCGAAGACTGGGTAGAGGTCGGATTGGGGGTCGGAGGTGAGGAGCTGCGGGTACATATCGAGGATGCGGCCAAGGGACGAGCGGCCGATGCCGAAGGAGGAGAGGCAGCGCTCGACGGATATGAGGGAGGCGAGTGGGGCGGCGCGGAAGTCTGGGTTCAGTCGTAGGGCCTTGTGGGAGTTGACGTTGAGGTTCTCGAGGTATACTATTTTCTCGCGGAAGCGGAGGCCTGCGTCGGAGGTGGAAATAGAAGGTTTGTGGAGGGGAGTGAGGGAAGAGGGTGGGGTTTTGGAGGGTTTTGAGGAGTGAAGGATGAGATGAGGAGTTTTGGTTGGGAGATGGAATCGGATTATCATTTTTGTTTCCAAGGAATAGAAGAAGAGGGatatttcttcatttctttcttatccaattaaaatatggTTATGGTTTATTGGgttaattttcatgaaatatgtTATAAATTCCTTggaaacactttttttttttttttaattatatatatatatatatatatatatatatatatatatatatatatatatatatatatatatatatatatatttttaaaaaaaagagaaataatttctttttttttttaaaaaaacatgcgTCTATTATTAAGGATGAATTTGCAGATATCTTAAGAATTCTCTCTCACTTTTAAGGGACGATCGAAAtgccaaataaataataagaaagaaTTTGCAAAGAGTATAGGTGATAATTAAGAATGTATAAGAAATCCAATTATGGAAAGTAATTGTAACAACATGCAGGGTGGCTCGAGACAATAGGTGATAAGAATGTATAAGAATTCCAGTTATGGAAAGTAAGTCCAATTTCAGAAAATTCATATTATAGGGAGAAGAGAAAGGGTGAATCATGTGAGAAGAATTTGGGACTAGATTATTCGATTAAGGCTGTCTGTCAGTAAGGTTCGTGAACCAGATAAATCTCAACGGTTAGCAAAGGTGAGGATTTGTTCAAGTTGGGTTGTTGTGATCCAAAGCTTTCCCTTTCCACCCGCTGgttttcagaatcttcaaaaaCCATTTACCGTCTTCCATTTCCTCCAAAGACACTCATAACCTTGGTTTTATTAATCGTATATTTGATATTTCATGGGTTAAGAAGGACATCCAAAAACCCAACTTCTGCCCAAACCAAACCGAATTTTCAGCGACATGTCCACGGTGTTCAACCATCGAATGAG contains the following coding sequences:
- the LOC133868663 gene encoding transcription termination factor MTEF1, chloroplastic isoform X2, translating into MIIRFHLPTKTPHLILHSSKPSKTPPSSLTPLHKPSISTSDAGLRFREKIVYLENLNVNSHKALRLNPDFRAAPLASLISVERCLSSFGIGRSSLGRILDMYPQLLTSDPQSDLYPVFDFLLNEVPIPFPDLHKSIIRCPRILVCSVTDQLRPTLSFLRNLGFVGPNSITCQTTLLLVSSAEGTLLPKIQYLQSLGLSYEQVVNMVIRSPGLLTLSVRNNFSPKAKYFLEEMKGDIAELKRFPQYFSFSLEGKIKPRHRLLVEYGLTLPLSEMLKVSDGEFNARLIKMRLRSVDGRQLLAI
- the LOC133868663 gene encoding transcription termination factor MTEF1, chloroplastic isoform X1, which translates into the protein MIIRFHLPTKTPHLILHSSKPSKTPPSSLTPLHKPSISTSDAGLRFREKIVYLENLNVNSHKALRLNPDFRAAPLASLISVERCLSSFGIGRSSLGRILDMYPQLLTSDPQSDLYPVFDFLLNEVPIPFPDLHKSIIRCPRILVCSVTDQLRPTLSFLRNLGFVGPNSITCQTTLLLVSSAEGTLLPKIQYLQSLGLSYEQVVNMVIRSPGLLTLSVRNNFSPKAKYFLEEMKGDIAELKRFPQYFSFSLEGKIKPRHRLLVEYGLTLPLSEMLKVSDGEFNARLIKMRLRSVDGRPFLMLQEI